The Mesorhizobium loti genome includes a region encoding these proteins:
- a CDS encoding class I SAM-dependent methyltransferase translates to MSEADAASDTEMPYALGHSEGELRRLSTQARLIDSITRRFFVEAGIAQGMRVLDVGSGAGDVAILLADIVGPAGAVIGTDTSSKALEVARYRVAELGLSYVSFEEVDPTDKAFDEPFDAIAGRYVLQFMPDPAAALAKLAAKLRPGGLIIFHELDWKGARSMPPALLYDRCCALCMETIRRLGAETSMGLKLHAAYLAAGLAPPSMRLEAVIGSGPAGIDRVHLVTDLVATLLPDMERLGVTAKGEIDIETLPSRVLDEVVASGSVVIGRAEIGAWSRV, encoded by the coding sequence ATGAGCGAGGCTGACGCGGCCAGCGACACCGAAATGCCTTATGCGCTTGGCCATTCCGAGGGTGAACTTAGGCGGTTGTCCACGCAGGCGCGGTTGATCGATTCGATCACCAGGCGTTTCTTCGTCGAAGCGGGCATTGCGCAGGGCATGCGAGTGCTTGATGTTGGATCCGGCGCTGGCGATGTCGCGATATTGCTTGCCGATATTGTCGGCCCGGCCGGTGCGGTCATCGGGACGGATACGTCTTCGAAGGCGCTGGAAGTCGCCCGGTATCGGGTAGCGGAGTTGGGCCTGAGCTATGTGTCCTTTGAGGAAGTCGACCCAACCGACAAGGCATTCGACGAGCCGTTCGATGCGATTGCCGGGCGCTATGTGCTTCAATTCATGCCGGACCCAGCCGCCGCGCTTGCCAAGCTGGCCGCCAAGTTGCGACCCGGCGGTCTGATCATATTCCACGAACTTGACTGGAAAGGCGCGCGGTCGATGCCGCCGGCCTTGCTTTATGACCGTTGCTGCGCGCTTTGCATGGAGACCATTCGCCGCCTCGGTGCTGAGACCAGCATGGGTCTGAAACTGCATGCCGCCTATCTTGCCGCCGGCCTAGCTCCGCCGTCGATGCGCCTGGAGGCGGTCATCGGTTCCGGCCCAGCCGGTATCGACCGGGTGCATCTGGTTACCGATCTGGTTGCCACGCTGCTGCCGGACATGGAGCGCCTCGGCGTCACAGCGAAGGGCGAAATCGACATCGAGACTTTGCCGTCTCGGGTGCTCGATGAGGTGGTCGCATCGGGCAGTGTCGTGATCGGCCGCGCCGAAATCGGCGCCTGGTCGCGGGTCTGA
- a CDS encoding DUF4445 domain-containing protein — protein MAVAAVAAVKPGWAEDKRATVNSPANITDPLVLFMPSGKRGRFPVGTPVLDAARQLGVYVESVCGGRATCGRCQIEVQEGNFAKHKIVSSNDHITPKGAKEERYERVRGLPERRRLSCSAQILGDLVIDVPQDTVINAQTIRKDADTRVIARDAAIRMCYVEIEEPDMHKPLGDLDRLKIALMHDWGLKSLDFDFYLLPQVQGILRKGNWTATAAIYKDADSETARVVALWPGLKNEAYGLACDIGSTTIAMHLVSLLSGRVAASSGTSNPQIRFGEDLMSRVSYVMMNPDGREGMTVAVREAISGLVDKVCAEGNVQRNDILDSVFVGNPIMHHLFLGIDPTELGGAPFALAVSGAVHIKASDIGLKLNQGARLYMLPCIAGHVGADAAAVTLSEGPHRQDEMMLIVDVGTNAEIVLGNRTRVVAASSPTGPAFEGAEISGGQRAAPGAIERVRIDPDTLEPKYRVIGSELWSDEPGFLDSVQATGVTGICGSGIIEVVAEMYLAGIISEDGVIDGGLSARSPRVTANGRTFSYVLKEGSAALKEDGPKITITQTDVRAIQLAKAALYAGTKLLMEKQNTEHVDRIHFAGAFGSFIDPKYAMVLGLIPDCDLDKVSAVGNAAGAGARMALLNRGYRREIEDTVSKIEKIETALEPKFQEHFVYAMALPNKVDPFPKLSAAVKLPPRKTVSEDGVAGDATPRRRSREGHAARRGRE, from the coding sequence ATGGCGGTCGCCGCCGTGGCGGCCGTGAAGCCCGGATGGGCCGAGGATAAGCGCGCAACCGTGAATTCACCTGCAAACATCACCGACCCGCTCGTGCTGTTCATGCCGTCGGGCAAGCGCGGGCGCTTTCCTGTCGGAACGCCGGTGCTCGATGCCGCGCGCCAGCTCGGCGTCTATGTCGAAAGCGTCTGCGGCGGACGCGCCACCTGCGGGCGCTGCCAGATCGAAGTGCAGGAAGGCAATTTCGCCAAGCACAAGATCGTTTCCTCCAACGACCACATCACGCCCAAGGGTGCCAAGGAAGAGCGCTATGAGCGCGTGCGCGGCCTTCCCGAACGGCGCCGCCTCTCCTGCTCGGCGCAGATCCTTGGCGACCTCGTCATCGACGTGCCGCAGGACACCGTCATCAACGCGCAGACCATCCGCAAGGATGCCGACACCAGGGTGATCGCCCGCGATGCGGCGATCCGCATGTGCTATGTCGAGATCGAAGAACCCGACATGCACAAGCCGCTCGGCGACCTCGATCGGCTGAAGATCGCGCTGATGCACGATTGGGGCCTGAAAAGCCTCGACTTCGATTTTTATCTGCTGCCGCAGGTGCAAGGCATATTGCGCAAGGGCAACTGGACCGCGACCGCCGCCATCTACAAGGATGCCGACTCAGAGACCGCGCGCGTCGTAGCGCTTTGGCCCGGCCTCAAGAACGAAGCCTATGGGCTCGCCTGCGACATCGGCTCGACCACCATCGCCATGCATCTGGTATCGTTGCTGTCGGGCCGCGTCGCCGCCTCGTCCGGCACCTCGAACCCGCAGATCCGCTTCGGCGAGGATCTGATGAGCCGCGTCTCCTATGTGATGATGAACCCGGATGGTCGCGAAGGCATGACGGTCGCCGTGCGCGAGGCGATCTCGGGTCTCGTCGACAAGGTCTGCGCCGAAGGCAATGTCCAGCGCAACGACATCCTGGATTCCGTCTTCGTCGGCAATCCGATCATGCACCATCTGTTCCTCGGCATCGATCCGACCGAGCTTGGCGGCGCCCCCTTCGCACTCGCCGTTTCGGGCGCGGTGCATATCAAGGCATCCGATATCGGCCTCAAGCTCAACCAGGGCGCCAGGCTCTATATGCTGCCTTGCATCGCCGGCCATGTCGGTGCGGACGCGGCGGCGGTGACGCTGTCGGAAGGCCCGCATCGCCAGGACGAGATGATGCTGATCGTCGATGTCGGCACCAATGCCGAAATCGTGCTCGGCAACCGCACGCGGGTCGTGGCTGCTTCTTCTCCCACCGGCCCGGCCTTCGAGGGCGCTGAAATTTCAGGCGGCCAGCGCGCAGCACCCGGAGCCATCGAGCGCGTACGCATCGATCCCGACACGCTGGAGCCAAAGTACCGCGTCATCGGCTCGGAGCTGTGGTCCGACGAGCCGGGTTTCCTCGACAGCGTCCAGGCGACCGGCGTCACCGGCATCTGCGGCTCCGGCATCATCGAAGTGGTGGCCGAGATGTATCTCGCCGGCATCATTTCCGAGGACGGCGTCATCGACGGCGGACTTTCGGCCCGCTCGCCGCGCGTCACCGCCAACGGCCGCACCTTCTCCTATGTGCTGAAGGAAGGCTCCGCCGCATTGAAGGAAGATGGGCCGAAGATCACCATCACCCAGACCGACGTGCGCGCCATCCAGCTTGCCAAGGCGGCGCTTTATGCCGGCACCAAGCTGTTGATGGAAAAGCAGAACACCGAGCATGTCGACCGCATCCACTTCGCCGGCGCCTTCGGCTCGTTCATCGATCCGAAATACGCCATGGTGCTGGGCCTGATCCCGGATTGCGATCTCGACAAGGTTTCCGCAGTCGGCAACGCCGCCGGCGCCGGCGCCCGCATGGCGCTGCTCAATCGCGGCTATCGCCGCGAGATCGAGGACACGGTCAGCAAGATCGAGAAGATCGAGACGGCCCTGGAGCCAAAATTCCAGGAGCATTTCGTCTACGCCATGGCGCTGCCCAACAAGGTCGATCCGTTCCCGAAACTGTCGGCGGCGGTGAAATTGCCGCCGCGCAAGACGGTCAGCGAGGATGGCGTTGCCGGCGACGCCACCCCGCGCCGGCGTTCGCGCGAAGGCCACGCCGCGAGGCGTGGCCGGGAATGA
- a CDS encoding methyltetrahydrofolate cobalamin methyltransferase, with protein MTRTIVASATREIIIGFDQPFCVIGERINPTGRKKLAAEMIAGNFETVIRDALEQAACGATMLDVNAGVTSVNPNETEPGLLVQTLEIVQGLVDLPLSIDSSVTAAIEAALKVAKGRPLVNSVTGEEEKLEAILPLVKKYNVPVVAISNDETGISMDPDVRFAVAKKIVQRCADFGIPAHDVVVDPLVMPIGALGDAGRQVFALLRRLREELKVNTTCGLSNISFGLPHRHGINAAFIPMVIGAGMTSAIMNPVRPQEMEAVRGANVLNGTDENCTNWIRTYKDYKPAEGGQAVAAPTQVNAPGDGASNGGRRRGGREARMGRG; from the coding sequence ATGACCCGTACCATCGTCGCCTCGGCGACACGAGAAATCATCATCGGCTTCGACCAGCCGTTCTGCGTGATCGGTGAACGCATCAACCCGACCGGACGCAAGAAGCTGGCCGCCGAGATGATCGCGGGCAATTTCGAGACCGTCATCAGGGACGCATTGGAGCAGGCAGCCTGTGGCGCCACCATGCTCGACGTCAATGCCGGCGTTACCTCGGTCAACCCGAACGAGACCGAACCCGGCCTTCTGGTGCAGACGCTGGAGATCGTGCAAGGGCTGGTCGACCTGCCGCTCTCGATCGACAGCTCCGTCACTGCCGCGATCGAAGCCGCTCTCAAGGTCGCCAAGGGCCGCCCGCTGGTCAACTCCGTCACCGGCGAGGAAGAAAAGCTCGAAGCCATCCTGCCGCTGGTCAAGAAGTACAACGTGCCGGTCGTCGCCATTTCCAACGACGAGACCGGCATTTCGATGGACCCGGATGTCCGCTTCGCCGTCGCCAAGAAGATCGTCCAGCGCTGCGCCGATTTCGGCATCCCCGCGCATGACGTCGTTGTCGATCCTTTGGTCATGCCGATCGGCGCGCTGGGCGACGCCGGCCGCCAGGTGTTCGCGCTGCTGCGCCGGCTCCGCGAAGAGCTCAAGGTCAACACCACCTGCGGCCTGTCCAACATCTCGTTCGGCCTGCCGCATCGCCACGGCATCAACGCTGCCTTCATCCCGATGGTGATCGGCGCCGGCATGACATCGGCCATCATGAACCCGGTGCGGCCGCAGGAAATGGAAGCCGTGCGCGGCGCCAATGTGTTGAACGGCACCGACGAGAACTGCACCAACTGGATCCGCACCTACAAGGACTACAAGCCGGCCGAAGGCGGCCAGGCCGTTGCCGCCCCGACGCAAGTCAATGCGCCGGGCGACGGCGCCAGCAATGGCGGTCGCCGCCGTGGCGGCCGTGAAGCCCGGATGGGCCGAGGATAA
- a CDS encoding methylenetetrahydrofolate reductase — translation MIGRQRDENPAGIDLPLDPLPGHTSRGRLERVLRRGEFAVTTELNPPDSADPEDVYNRAKIFDGWVDAINAVDASGANCHMSSVGICALLTRMGYAPIMQIACRDKNRIAIQGDVLGGAAMGVANMLCLTGDGVQAGDQPGAKPVFDLDCMSLLETCRIMRDNGKFLSGRKLTTPPQLFLGAAINPFAPPIDFRPHRLGKKIASGAQFVQSQYCFDVPMFRTYMQKVRDLGYTEKCFILVGVGPLASAKTAKWIRSNVPGIHIPDSVIKRLEGAQDQKKEGKQLCIDIINEVKEISGVSGVHVMAYRQEEYVAEIVDESGVLKGRQPWKREIRRDDQMVADRLEHILHDDITETQVDMVKTAH, via the coding sequence ATGATCGGCCGCCAGCGCGACGAGAATCCGGCCGGCATCGATCTGCCGCTCGATCCCCTGCCCGGCCATACTTCGCGCGGCCGGCTGGAGCGCGTGCTTCGACGCGGCGAGTTCGCGGTGACGACCGAGCTCAATCCGCCCGACAGCGCCGATCCGGAAGACGTCTACAACAGGGCGAAAATCTTCGACGGCTGGGTCGATGCCATCAACGCCGTCGACGCCTCGGGCGCCAATTGCCACATGTCGTCGGTTGGCATCTGCGCGTTGCTGACCCGCATGGGCTATGCGCCGATCATGCAGATCGCCTGCCGCGACAAGAACCGCATCGCCATCCAGGGCGATGTGCTGGGCGGGGCCGCGATGGGCGTCGCCAACATGCTGTGCCTCACCGGAGACGGTGTGCAGGCCGGCGACCAGCCCGGCGCCAAGCCGGTATTCGATCTCGACTGCATGTCGCTCTTGGAAACCTGCCGCATCATGCGCGACAATGGCAAGTTCCTGTCCGGCCGCAAGCTGACGACGCCGCCGCAGCTTTTCCTCGGTGCCGCGATCAATCCTTTCGCACCGCCGATCGACTTCCGTCCGCATCGCCTGGGCAAGAAGATCGCCTCCGGCGCGCAATTCGTACAGAGCCAGTATTGCTTCGACGTGCCGATGTTCCGCACCTACATGCAAAAGGTGCGCGACCTCGGCTACACCGAAAAATGCTTCATCCTGGTTGGCGTCGGCCCGTTGGCCTCGGCCAAGACGGCCAAGTGGATCCGCTCCAACGTGCCTGGCATCCACATCCCCGATTCGGTCATCAAGCGGCTGGAAGGCGCGCAGGACCAGAAGAAGGAAGGCAAGCAGCTCTGCATCGACATCATCAACGAGGTGAAGGAAATATCAGGCGTTTCCGGCGTCCATGTGATGGCCTACCGGCAGGAGGAATATGTCGCCGAGATCGTCGATGAATCGGGCGTGCTCAAGGGCCGCCAGCCATGGAAACGCGAGATTCGCCGCGACGACCAGATGGTCGCCGATCGGCTCGAGCACATACTGCACGACGACATTACCGAAACGCAGGTGGATATGGTGAAGACCGCGCACTGA
- a CDS encoding methylenetetrahydrofolate reductase, which translates to MSDTQPAVTQATLVKKAAPKSDYKPADVSPQRRVQRSFAVRLWSIRHSRLLEWFYGKFADMFLLLHPLWKGIGYGRVEGPIKFVEKRVKGFMFDCRMCGQCILSSTGMSCPMNCPKQLRNGPCGGVRANGNCEVEPDMPCVWVKAWEGSQNMVHSDRILTVQKPVDQSLRETSAWLRVTAQAAAAREAAAAAKNGPANTGASA; encoded by the coding sequence ATGTCTGACACCCAGCCGGCGGTTACCCAGGCCACTCTGGTCAAGAAGGCAGCGCCGAAATCCGACTACAAACCGGCCGACGTGTCGCCGCAGCGGCGCGTGCAGCGCTCCTTCGCGGTCCGGCTGTGGTCGATCAGGCACTCGCGCCTGCTCGAATGGTTCTACGGCAAGTTCGCCGACATGTTCCTGCTCCTTCATCCCCTGTGGAAGGGCATAGGCTACGGCCGCGTCGAAGGGCCGATCAAATTTGTCGAGAAGCGCGTCAAGGGCTTCATGTTCGACTGCCGCATGTGCGGCCAGTGCATCTTGTCGTCGACCGGCATGTCCTGCCCGATGAACTGCCCCAAGCAGCTGCGCAACGGCCCTTGCGGCGGCGTCCGCGCCAACGGCAATTGCGAGGTCGAACCCGATATGCCCTGCGTCTGGGTCAAGGCCTGGGAAGGCTCGCAGAACATGGTGCACAGTGACAGGATCCTGACCGTGCAGAAGCCGGTCGACCAGTCGCTGCGCGAAACCTCGGCCTGGCTTCGGGTGACCGCGCAGGCCGCCGCCGCACGCGAAGCCGCCGCTGCCGCCAAGAATGGGCCGGCAAACACCGGGGCATCGGCATGA
- a CDS encoding formyl transferase → MAASESSTRPIVVVTGGGQHVWAMINAIADRVGPVSVVLETPESKKQLLRGRARRQGWISAMGQLGTMVLSRLGKRFLAGHSARLIAEEKLEVEPRPGQEIIQVASANGLECLQAIQKIRPGVVLLNGCRLISAEMLSKMPCPVLNYHAGITPKYRGMNGGYWALVSSDAQNFGTTVHLVDAGVDTGGVLKQARGRSKKGDTISSHALRQTAFSRDICVEAVSDALAGKLTTIDPGLPSKLWYHPTIWFYLWTGLRTGIW, encoded by the coding sequence ATGGCAGCATCAGAATCCAGTACGCGTCCGATCGTGGTCGTCACCGGCGGCGGCCAGCATGTCTGGGCTATGATCAATGCAATCGCCGATCGCGTCGGTCCTGTCAGCGTTGTCCTCGAAACACCTGAATCCAAAAAGCAATTGCTGCGTGGCCGGGCTCGCCGCCAAGGCTGGATCTCCGCCATGGGCCAGCTTGGCACGATGGTGCTGAGCAGGTTGGGCAAGCGATTCCTGGCCGGCCATAGCGCGCGATTGATTGCCGAGGAGAAGCTGGAGGTTGAGCCGCGGCCAGGCCAGGAGATCATCCAAGTAGCCTCGGCCAATGGGCTTGAGTGCCTGCAGGCGATCCAGAAGATCCGGCCAGGCGTTGTGCTGCTCAACGGTTGCCGACTAATCTCGGCTGAGATGCTGAGCAAAATGCCCTGCCCGGTGCTCAACTACCATGCGGGCATCACGCCGAAATATCGCGGCATGAATGGCGGCTATTGGGCTCTGGTATCAAGCGATGCGCAGAATTTCGGCACGACTGTCCACCTCGTCGACGCTGGCGTCGACACTGGTGGCGTGCTGAAGCAAGCGCGCGGCAGATCTAAAAAGGGCGACACCATCTCAAGTCACGCGCTACGCCAGACGGCGTTCTCGCGCGACATCTGCGTCGAGGCCGTCAGCGATGCACTGGCTGGAAAACTCACGACGATCGATCCCGGCCTGCCTTCGAAACTGTGGTATCACCCGACGATCTGGTTCTACCTCTGGACAGGCCTGAGAACCGGCATCTGGTAG
- a CDS encoding DUF4893 domain-containing protein has protein sequence MTLRPLLALVGLLCCTLPALADGEVQKLITPADKARLDKYGETRKAALAEAKAGDPAEVKQLDALLAKPLVAFSDKDLTGNWRCRTIKAGGPLPLVIYGWFKCKVTDDGSGWRLEKVSGSQRTKGRFFDDGEKRAIYLGSFYVNNDPAKPYGSGPQTDQVGYAFRNSTKEWRIEFPAPYYESKLDIIEFKR, from the coding sequence ATGACACTTCGCCCGCTGCTCGCCCTTGTCGGCCTGCTCTGCTGCACGCTTCCCGCGCTCGCCGATGGCGAGGTGCAGAAATTGATCACCCCAGCCGACAAGGCACGGCTCGACAAATATGGCGAGACGCGCAAGGCAGCGCTCGCCGAGGCGAAAGCGGGCGATCCCGCCGAGGTCAAGCAACTCGATGCCTTGCTGGCAAAACCGCTGGTGGCCTTCTCCGACAAGGACCTGACCGGCAACTGGCGGTGCCGCACCATCAAGGCCGGCGGACCTTTGCCGCTCGTCATCTACGGCTGGTTCAAGTGCAAGGTGACTGATGACGGTTCCGGCTGGCGGCTGGAAAAGGTCAGCGGCTCGCAGCGCACCAAGGGCCGTTTCTTCGACGATGGCGAGAAACGCGCGATCTATCTCGGCTCCTTCTATGTCAACAACGATCCGGCAAAGCCCTATGGCAGCGGCCCGCAAACCGACCAGGTCGGCTATGCCTTCCGTAACAGCACCAAGGAATGGCGCATTGAATTCCCGGCGCCCTACTATGAATCGAAGCTCGATATCATCGAATTCAAGCGCTGA
- a CDS encoding NAD(P)-dependent oxidoreductase, with translation MRILLTGSSGWLGSALAPRLRALGHDVTGLDPAPSAETQMIGSIADRDLVLRTVRDNRIEAIIHSGALHKPNIENRANSDFVATNVQGTLNLLDAAVAAGVQRFVFTSTTSLMISQAIRDGFSGGARKAAWLTEAMSPEPRNIYGVTKLSAEHLCRLYHIQHGLPVVVLRTARFFPEADDMAHAIEQSDANTKANELLFRRLTVEDAAEAHILALEKGPQLGFDIFIVSAPTPFRPDDCADLIADAPSIVARYFPDFPALYARKGWTMFSSIDRVYDASRARDRLGFVCKTSFADVLAALRAEEGAA, from the coding sequence ATGCGAATCTTGCTCACGGGATCGTCGGGTTGGCTGGGCAGCGCGCTGGCGCCGCGGCTGCGCGCGCTTGGGCACGATGTCACCGGGCTAGATCCTGCGCCATCGGCGGAGACGCAGATGATCGGCTCGATCGCCGACCGTGACCTTGTCCTGCGTACCGTCCGCGACAACCGGATCGAGGCGATCATCCACAGCGGCGCGCTGCACAAGCCCAACATCGAGAACCGCGCTAACAGCGATTTCGTCGCTACAAATGTGCAAGGCACGCTGAACCTGCTCGACGCGGCGGTGGCGGCCGGCGTGCAGCGCTTCGTCTTCACCTCGACGACCTCGCTGATGATTTCGCAAGCGATACGCGACGGGTTCAGCGGCGGCGCTCGGAAAGCTGCCTGGCTGACTGAGGCGATGTCGCCCGAGCCGCGCAACATCTATGGCGTCACCAAGCTTTCGGCCGAGCATCTCTGCCGCCTCTATCATATCCAGCATGGGTTGCCGGTGGTGGTGCTGCGCACGGCCCGCTTCTTTCCCGAGGCCGACGACATGGCGCATGCGATCGAACAATCGGACGCCAACACCAAGGCGAACGAGCTGTTGTTTCGCCGATTGACGGTGGAGGACGCGGCGGAGGCTCACATCCTTGCCCTTGAAAAGGGGCCGCAACTGGGCTTTGATATTTTCATCGTCTCGGCGCCAACACCGTTCCGTCCCGATGATTGCGCTGATCTGATCGCCGATGCGCCGTCCATCGTCGCGCGCTATTTTCCGGACTTTCCGGCGCTTTATGCGCGAAAAGGCTGGACGATGTTTTCCTCCATCGACCGCGTCTATGACGCGTCGCGGGCGAGGGACAGGCTGGGTTTCGTCTGCAAGACGAGCTTTGCCGATGTGCTTGCGGCGCTGCGTGCGGAAGAGGGGGCTGCCTAG
- a CDS encoding DUF1638 domain-containing protein, whose translation MAKTQKTKPNQDDRLLVIACGMIAREVLAVKEQLGLDHLDLTCLPAEFHFYPDRIAPAMDKAIEKAKAEGYTNIFVGYADCGTGGLLDRICEKHGVKRMAGPHCFAFYQGMDAYAKIADDDMMSFYMTDFLCRQFDAFFMKPLGLDKHPELIKDYFGNYEKLIYLAQTNDPELDKVAEKAAKMLGLVYERRATGYGDLTAGMAQAAAVAG comes from the coding sequence ATGGCCAAGACGCAAAAAACGAAACCGAATCAAGACGACAGGCTGCTCGTTATCGCCTGTGGGATGATTGCGCGCGAAGTTCTGGCCGTCAAGGAACAGCTCGGACTGGATCACCTCGACCTGACCTGCCTGCCGGCGGAATTCCATTTCTACCCGGACCGCATCGCTCCAGCCATGGACAAGGCAATCGAAAAGGCCAAGGCCGAAGGCTACACCAACATCTTCGTCGGCTATGCCGATTGCGGCACCGGCGGCCTGCTCGACCGTATCTGCGAGAAGCACGGCGTCAAGCGCATGGCCGGCCCGCACTGCTTTGCCTTCTATCAAGGCATGGATGCCTACGCGAAAATCGCCGACGACGACATGATGTCTTTCTACATGACCGACTTCCTCTGCCGGCAGTTCGACGCCTTCTTTATGAAGCCGCTCGGCCTCGACAAGCATCCGGAGCTGATCAAGGACTATTTCGGCAACTACGAGAAGCTGATCTACCTGGCCCAGACCAACGATCCGGAACTCGACAAGGTCGCCGAAAAAGCCGCCAAAATGCTCGGTCTCGTCTATGAACGACGCGCGACGGGCTATGGCGACCTGACGGCTGGAATGGCGCAAGCCGCTGCTGTCGCGGGCTAG
- a CDS encoding EncA/B family entericidin produces MKLLRITPIAILACALALAACANTVRGVGKDVKSTARAVKDTVAN; encoded by the coding sequence ATGAAACTGCTACGCATCACGCCGATTGCCATCCTGGCCTGCGCCTTGGCCCTTGCGGCTTGCGCGAACACCGTCCGCGGTGTCGGCAAGGACGTCAAATCGACGGCCAGGGCGGTCAAGGACACTGTCGCCAACTGA
- a CDS encoding cobalamin-binding protein has translation MSDDEIILSELSDDELVQQMHDDLYDGLKEEIEEGTNILLERGWVPYKVLTEALVEGMRIVGEDFRDGILFVPEVLLSANAMKAGMFILRPLLAATGAPKQGKMVIGTVKGDIHDIGKNLVGMMMEGAGFDVIDLGINNAVEKYLDAIEQHQPDIIGMSALLTTTMPYMKVVIDTMKEKGIRDDYVVLVGGAPLNEEFGKAVGADAYCRDAAVAVETAKDFMKRKHNVRASA, from the coding sequence ATGTCCGACGACGAGATCATCCTTTCCGAACTTTCCGACGACGAGTTGGTGCAGCAGATGCACGACGATCTCTATGACGGGCTGAAGGAAGAGATCGAGGAAGGTACCAACATCCTGCTCGAGCGCGGCTGGGTGCCCTACAAGGTGCTGACCGAGGCGCTGGTCGAAGGCATGCGCATCGTCGGCGAGGATTTTCGCGACGGCATCCTGTTCGTTCCCGAAGTGCTGCTGTCGGCCAATGCGATGAAGGCCGGCATGTTCATCCTGCGTCCGCTGCTCGCCGCCACCGGCGCGCCCAAGCAGGGCAAGATGGTCATCGGCACCGTCAAGGGCGACATCCACGACATCGGCAAGAACCTCGTCGGCATGATGATGGAGGGCGCCGGCTTCGACGTCATCGATCTCGGCATCAACAATGCGGTCGAGAAATATCTCGATGCGATCGAACAGCACCAGCCCGACATCATCGGCATGTCAGCCCTGCTGACCACGACCATGCCCTACATGAAGGTCGTCATCGACACGATGAAGGAAAAGGGCATCCGCGACGACTATGTCGTGCTGGTCGGCGGCGCGCCGCTGAACGAGGAATTCGGCAAGGCCGTCGGCGCCGACGCCTATTGCCGCGATGCCGCGGTGGCGGTCGAGACCGCCAAGGACTTCATGAAGCGCAAGCACAACGTCCGCGCTTCCGCCTGA